Proteins from a single region of bacterium:
- a CDS encoding DUF350 domain-containing protein: MIMTEGAIQVYVFNVFYAIGGIIVGLVAAWFVYWFFDKVTPTCNFDEELKKGNVAVAIAVGCLFIMIGLLVGLIVGLGLN; this comes from the coding sequence ATGATTATGACTGAAGGAGCGATTCAGGTGTATGTATTCAATGTATTTTATGCAATCGGTGGAATAATTGTAGGGCTGGTTGCAGCCTGGTTCGTCTATTGGTTTTTTGATAAAGTAACGCCGACCTGCAATTTCGATGAAGAGTTGAAAAAGGGGAATGTTGCAGTCGCAATTGCGGTTGGCTGTTTATTCATTATGATTGGATTATTAGTCGGACTTATTGTTGGTTTAGGATTAAATTGA
- a CDS encoding N-acetylmuramoyl-L-alanine amidase translates to MDILGVATLSTLGTLLLTGLGMTASLDTKASSVLKGKKICLDPGHGATAATDSFRQGPTGEREEWVNLRVALMLKEMLEKAGAEVIMTRVKDEDVSLRRRADIAIENQADIFVSIHHNGTDQDPAVNYPLIFFWKDANNNPASIDLAKLVLKHIQKNLGLPRGDVYSDFLVFPGTGTGVLRMTYPYMPGIIGEASFFTNPDEEQRLKQTAYNRKEAEAYFAALVEYFRNGLPTAELIEPKPGEKLPAENTRIRFKLNDGLGGTKMDEQSIRVIFNGEEIPFTFSMKDGVLTIETSKLRGGEQIVQLFAKNNNGQSIHPKLYYFQLEGPAAKPEKKLWVKTYEQGKALFDQVKSTKAKDKTDQAKLNEAIKLFGRSLQLFPNSPVSDKAQYYTAVAYEKMGDSFEYRKKAIEAYQRLLDYYPTSDFIPDAEKAVERLWK, encoded by the coding sequence CTTGCTGTTGACCGGACTAGGTATGACAGCATCACTTGATACCAAAGCAAGTTCGGTTTTGAAAGGGAAAAAGATTTGCCTCGACCCAGGTCATGGCGCAACCGCAGCAACGGACTCGTTCCGGCAAGGACCAACCGGAGAACGGGAAGAATGGGTTAACCTGCGAGTCGCATTAATGCTTAAAGAGATGTTGGAAAAAGCTGGTGCGGAAGTGATTATGACTCGAGTGAAAGATGAAGATGTTTCATTACGACGTCGCGCGGATATCGCCATCGAAAATCAAGCGGATATTTTCGTTTCCATCCATCATAATGGAACTGACCAAGACCCCGCCGTGAATTATCCGCTGATTTTCTTCTGGAAAGATGCGAACAACAATCCCGCAAGCATTGATTTAGCGAAACTAGTTTTGAAACATATCCAAAAAAATCTTGGACTCCCGCGCGGAGATGTATATTCTGATTTCTTGGTTTTCCCGGGAACCGGCACTGGCGTGCTGCGTATGACATATCCGTATATGCCGGGAATTATCGGAGAAGCGTCGTTTTTCACCAACCCGGATGAAGAGCAGCGGCTGAAACAGACTGCATATAATCGGAAAGAAGCGGAAGCATATTTCGCAGCGCTCGTGGAATATTTCAGGAATGGATTACCGACCGCAGAATTGATTGAACCGAAACCAGGCGAGAAACTCCCCGCAGAGAATACCCGCATCCGATTCAAGCTGAACGATGGGTTAGGCGGAACCAAAATGGATGAACAATCTATTCGGGTTATCTTTAATGGAGAAGAAATCCCGTTTACGTTCTCTATGAAAGATGGAGTTTTAACGATTGAAACCAGCAAACTTCGCGGGGGAGAGCAAATAGTGCAACTGTTCGCCAAAAATAACAACGGGCAATCGATACATCCGAAACTCTATTACTTCCAGCTTGAAGGACCGGCAGCGAAACCAGAAAAAAAGCTCTGGGTGAAAACCTATGAACAGGGGAAAGCATTGTTCGACCAAGTCAAATCTACTAAAGCGAAAGATAAAACTGACCAGGCGAAATTGAACGAAGCGATAAAATTATTTGGTCGAAGTTTGCAGTTATTCCCGAATAGTCCGGTCTCCGATAAAGCGCAATATTATACTGCGGTAGCGTATGAGAAGATGGGAGATAGTTTTGAGTATCGGAAAAAAGCGATTGAAGCATACCAGCGGTTGCTGGATTATTATCCAACCAGCGATTTTATCCCAGATGCAGAAAAAGCTGTGGAACGCCTATGGAAATAA
- a CDS encoding transglycosylase SLT domain-containing protein — MILLAFCIASVSAAQPNPTSCIPQKRFTRYDGVIKKYAKHYGFDWRLILAQIKQESAFNPQAKSQCGARGLMQLMPKTAAEMKVKNILNPSENIAAGIRYLRKQYDLFPDVPEPHRELFALASYNCGAGRLFDSRDIAKYELRPDHEWDDIQLVMPKLTKEYKELHLKIWQQPQPRYGYFSGWKETITYVANIWNYYLEYREQTI; from the coding sequence GTGATATTATTAGCATTCTGTATAGCATCTGTTTCAGCAGCGCAACCGAACCCGACATCATGTATCCCGCAGAAGCGGTTCACCCGATACGATGGAGTAATCAAAAAATATGCAAAACATTATGGATTCGACTGGCGACTTATCCTCGCGCAGATCAAACAGGAATCGGCGTTTAACCCGCAAGCGAAAAGTCAATGTGGTGCGCGCGGGTTAATGCAGTTGATGCCGAAAACCGCAGCGGAAATGAAAGTTAAAAATATTCTGAATCCGAGCGAAAATATCGCTGCCGGTATCCGGTATCTCCGAAAACAATATGATTTGTTTCCCGATGTTCCGGAACCACATCGGGAACTGTTTGCATTAGCGAGTTATAATTGTGGGGCTGGGCGGTTATTCGATTCCCGTGATATTGCGAAATATGAATTGCGACCTGACCATGAATGGGATGATATCCAACTCGTTATGCCGAAATTAACGAAAGAATATAAAGAGTTACATTTAAAAATTTGGCAGCAACCGCAACCGCGCTATGGTTATTTCTCCGGCTGGAAAGAAACGATAACGTATGTTGCTAATATCTGGAACTACTATCTAGAGTATCGCGAACAAACTATCTGA
- a CDS encoding YkgJ family cysteine cluster protein, translating to MKPINRNQRINSILQKYGKLLSQVDRWFAAVQKRYPKDVVCKKGCYDCCLGLFDISLLDAYYLQQGFSQLPKSMQKKVINRAEKILIEVQKVQPNLTSPYYLTELSDADIDCICNTFAETRCPLLSDRNQCLVYPYRPMTCRLHGIPLIDVKHGIYFDQWCELNFVGRKAESLTDIAYNFTELDKRELQLFVALTETVFAKPIYEIYLFIPAALVPANVL from the coding sequence TTGAAACCTATTAATCGAAACCAGCGAATAAATTCTATTTTACAAAAGTACGGGAAACTACTCTCTCAAGTCGACCGATGGTTCGCTGCTGTCCAGAAACGGTACCCGAAAGACGTGGTATGTAAAAAAGGCTGCTATGATTGTTGTTTAGGATTGTTCGATATCTCGCTATTAGACGCTTATTATCTGCAACAAGGATTCTCTCAACTACCGAAATCAATGCAAAAAAAGGTTATCAACCGTGCGGAAAAGATTCTTATAGAAGTCCAAAAAGTTCAGCCAAACCTTACATCGCCATATTATTTAACCGAACTCTCTGATGCCGATATCGATTGCATCTGCAACACTTTTGCCGAGACCCGATGCCCGTTGTTAAGCGACCGGAATCAATGCTTAGTATATCCATACCGACCAATGACCTGCAGATTGCATGGGATCCCGTTGATTGATGTTAAGCACGGAATATATTTCGACCAATGGTGTGAATTGAATTTTGTAGGTAGAAAAGCTGAATCGCTGACCGATATCGCATACAATTTTACTGAATTAGATAAACGAGAATTGCAGTTATTTGTTGCGCTTACAGAAACGGTATTTGCAAAGCCGATTTATGAGATATATCTATTCATTCCCGCAGCACTAGTTCCAGCAAACGTACTTTAA